A single region of the Rhizobium sp. NLR16a genome encodes:
- a CDS encoding phasin, whose translation MATIKTDDVFSIASFDPSKLAESFREFAEKGAQQSKDAYAKLKTAGEEAGKTLEATVQTAQAGTVEIGLKAIDVLRVNAETSLSHMEALLGVKSPAEFFELQTSFLRKQAELAVEQAKSIQETTKQVAEKLAKPSKEAAEKAMASFKVA comes from the coding sequence ATGGCTACCATAAAGACCGATGATGTTTTTTCAATCGCTTCTTTCGACCCGTCCAAGCTGGCTGAATCCTTCCGCGAATTCGCTGAAAAGGGCGCCCAGCAGTCGAAAGACGCCTATGCCAAGCTGAAGACCGCTGGCGAGGAAGCCGGCAAGACGCTCGAAGCCACCGTCCAGACGGCACAGGCCGGCACCGTCGAGATCGGCCTGAAGGCGATCGACGTCCTGCGCGTCAACGCCGAAACCTCGCTCTCGCACATGGAAGCACTGCTCGGCGTCAAGTCCCCGGCTGAATTCTTCGAACTGCAGACCTCCTTCCTGCGCAAGCAGGCCGAACTCGCCGTCGAACAGGCGAAGTCGATCCAGGAAACCACCAAGCAGGTTGCCGAAAAGCTCGCAAAGCCCTCCAAGGAAGCCGCCGAAAAGGCCATGGCATCCTTCAAGGTTGCCTGA
- a CDS encoding PAS domain-containing sensor histidine kinase, translating to MPAVQYPFIDIAVHARVRERFSRGEAMVLFSADLARLLWANGAGAELFGHSAVYDLLDQGADRTDITFRQLETAARQLADIGDNRSLMIRVAKGFQRVQVQAAAELIRLSSGEKAILFSVPVSARPLTAGAAAAQMLQGLDDPDTHMAVIGANGEVIAASPGFASLAISGETAKALINLAGAHPDRLVKRPVATGRGYLPAAVGRLSDEPALNLLFAVETAIGHLDPTDAPVLDAVDAPPQAADAPAREEGTSSSELPPQEAAAATGFGEIVNAVSGIEEVEETLEEIADDREQPAEAAATTAEAAVADENPTAKEAAENDDATESRMDEADEPAAPVDEAASHSADETAEATAMAGTPAETSQMPRDEAPDAAREEPAIAADAPPPASLAPEPGFVFRPNSRATRFVWKIDAEGRFNEVSHEFAEAVGPHASAIIGSAFSDIAALFNLDPDGKISEALARRDTWSGKTILWPVEGTSLVVPVDLAALPTYTRSRDFDGFRGFGVVRLSDTQEDPLALGLTLGPDGVGHDAAGPGPAADAISEPAHEIDVAPEAAPAETIAADVIEDHPQIEETPFEAAGGEAGFEPPTRESAAEEVQESAGEGLAADAADEPPALRIVETPNRRSTDKVVQLHSTGAALTAAEQANFREIAKRLEAFGARREEPDTPAPTGTTATEPAAFEESAAPEAFTGETPGADTPDTASAEEIAPQEAIFEKAAESLREDGAAEEPAAITEDEATEGLEETVSQIEVLTSFIPPRVKMIDGLSAGTVDQLPVAVLIHVGDALIHANPEFMRLTGYQSLDALREVGGIEALLQRRELEEKAAGSGTMMLVKADDTLTPVTARLQSVRWEDANALMLALMPVEGKEDGRGDSNRSEARPERMVEKVAKLQVEVEELRSILETATDGVVVIGTEGDIRSMNRSASALFNYDEQETRGKPFVMLFAHESQKAVLDYLNGLAGHGVASVLNDGREVIGREAGGGFVPLFMTMGRLTSSNGYCAVIRDITQWKRTEDELRNAKGAAETANAHKTDFLARVSHEIRTPLNAIIGFSDMMAGERFGPIGHPRYIEYANDIGRSGRHVLDIVNDLLDISKIEAGEMDLDFAAVGLNEAVSEAVALVQPQANGQRVIIRTALSHSVPEVVADLRSIKQIALNILSNAIRFTPSGGQIVVSTSYEANGSVVLRVRDTGIGMTRAELDHAMKPFRQVSSTQSRHRGDGTGLGLPLTKAMVDANRATFSINSAPNEGTLVEITFPSQRVLAG from the coding sequence ATGCCCGCAGTCCAATATCCGTTCATCGATATCGCCGTGCATGCGCGGGTGCGGGAACGCTTTTCGCGCGGCGAGGCCATGGTGCTATTTTCGGCCGATCTTGCCCGCCTGCTCTGGGCAAACGGCGCAGGCGCGGAGCTTTTCGGCCATTCGGCGGTCTACGACCTGCTCGACCAGGGAGCCGATCGCACCGACATCACCTTTCGCCAGCTGGAAACGGCGGCGCGTCAGCTCGCCGATATCGGCGACAACAGAAGCCTGATGATCCGGGTCGCCAAGGGCTTCCAGCGCGTGCAGGTGCAGGCGGCGGCCGAACTGATCCGGCTTTCATCAGGCGAGAAGGCTATTCTGTTTTCCGTGCCGGTGTCGGCAAGGCCGCTAACGGCGGGCGCTGCGGCGGCCCAGATGCTGCAAGGTCTCGATGATCCCGACACGCATATGGCCGTCATCGGCGCCAATGGCGAGGTCATCGCGGCCTCGCCCGGCTTCGCCTCGCTCGCCATATCAGGTGAGACCGCAAAGGCCTTGATCAATCTTGCCGGCGCGCATCCCGATCGCCTGGTGAAGCGCCCGGTCGCCACCGGCAGGGGTTATCTTCCGGCAGCAGTCGGCAGGCTCAGCGACGAGCCGGCGCTCAATCTGCTCTTTGCCGTGGAAACCGCGATCGGTCATCTGGATCCGACCGATGCGCCCGTGCTCGACGCAGTCGATGCACCCCCGCAGGCGGCTGACGCGCCGGCGAGGGAAGAAGGCACGTCGTCATCCGAACTTCCTCCGCAAGAGGCGGCTGCGGCGACCGGCTTCGGCGAGATCGTCAATGCCGTCTCGGGAATCGAAGAGGTCGAGGAGACACTGGAGGAGATCGCCGACGACCGGGAACAGCCGGCCGAGGCGGCTGCCACCACCGCAGAGGCGGCGGTTGCGGACGAGAATCCGACCGCAAAGGAAGCGGCGGAGAACGACGACGCGACCGAGAGCCGCATGGATGAGGCCGACGAGCCCGCGGCGCCCGTCGATGAGGCCGCGAGCCATTCCGCCGACGAGACGGCGGAAGCGACCGCGATGGCGGGGACACCCGCCGAGACCAGCCAAATGCCGCGCGATGAGGCGCCGGACGCCGCGCGCGAAGAGCCGGCCATCGCAGCCGACGCGCCCCCTCCCGCGTCGCTTGCGCCCGAGCCTGGTTTCGTCTTCAGGCCGAACAGCCGCGCCACCCGCTTCGTCTGGAAGATCGATGCGGAAGGCCGGTTCAACGAAGTCAGTCACGAATTTGCCGAGGCCGTCGGTCCGCATGCATCCGCTATCATCGGCTCTGCCTTCAGCGACATCGCCGCTCTCTTCAATCTCGACCCCGACGGCAAGATTTCCGAGGCCCTTGCGCGCCGCGACACATGGTCGGGGAAGACGATCCTCTGGCCGGTCGAAGGCACCAGCCTCGTCGTTCCGGTCGATCTCGCCGCACTGCCGACCTATACCCGCAGCCGCGACTTCGACGGCTTCCGCGGCTTCGGCGTCGTCAGGCTTTCCGATACGCAGGAGGATCCGCTGGCGCTCGGCCTGACGCTTGGCCCGGACGGTGTCGGCCATGATGCGGCAGGCCCCGGCCCGGCGGCCGACGCTATCAGCGAACCGGCACACGAGATTGACGTCGCGCCCGAAGCGGCCCCGGCAGAAACGATCGCGGCGGACGTGATCGAGGACCACCCTCAGATCGAAGAGACGCCTTTCGAAGCGGCCGGAGGGGAGGCCGGCTTCGAGCCGCCCACCCGGGAGAGCGCCGCCGAAGAGGTGCAGGAGAGCGCCGGTGAAGGGCTGGCGGCCGATGCCGCAGACGAACCCCCGGCGCTTCGCATCGTGGAAACGCCCAATCGCCGTTCCACCGACAAGGTGGTGCAGCTTCACAGCACAGGCGCCGCATTGACGGCCGCCGAACAGGCGAACTTCCGCGAAATCGCCAAGCGCCTGGAAGCCTTCGGCGCCCGCAGGGAGGAGCCCGACACCCCGGCGCCGACGGGCACCACCGCCACGGAACCGGCGGCTTTCGAAGAAAGCGCGGCGCCCGAAGCCTTCACCGGCGAAACGCCCGGCGCCGATACGCCCGACACAGCTTCGGCCGAGGAGATTGCGCCGCAGGAAGCGATCTTCGAGAAGGCGGCCGAGTCGTTGCGCGAAGACGGCGCCGCGGAAGAACCCGCCGCCATCACCGAGGACGAGGCGACGGAAGGGCTCGAGGAGACGGTCAGCCAGATCGAGGTTCTCACAAGCTTCATCCCGCCGCGCGTGAAGATGATTGACGGGCTTTCGGCCGGAACGGTCGACCAATTGCCCGTCGCGGTGCTTATCCATGTCGGCGATGCGCTGATCCATGCCAATCCCGAATTCATGCGGCTGACGGGCTACCAGTCGCTCGACGCGCTGCGTGAGGTTGGCGGTATCGAAGCCCTGCTGCAGCGGCGCGAACTTGAGGAAAAGGCAGCCGGTTCCGGCACCATGATGCTGGTCAAGGCCGACGACACGCTGACACCGGTGACTGCGCGGCTGCAATCGGTGCGCTGGGAAGATGCCAATGCTCTGATGCTGGCGCTGATGCCGGTGGAAGGCAAGGAGGATGGCCGCGGCGACAGCAACCGGTCCGAAGCGCGTCCGGAGCGGATGGTCGAGAAGGTCGCCAAGCTTCAGGTCGAGGTCGAGGAATTGCGCTCGATCCTGGAAACGGCGACCGACGGCGTCGTCGTCATCGGCACCGAGGGCGATATCCGTTCGATGAACCGGTCGGCGAGCGCGCTGTTCAATTACGACGAGCAGGAGACGCGCGGCAAACCCTTCGTCATGCTGTTTGCCCATGAGAGCCAGAAAGCCGTCCTCGACTATCTGAACGGCCTTGCCGGCCACGGCGTGGCAAGCGTGCTGAACGACGGGCGCGAAGTGATCGGCCGCGAGGCCGGCGGCGGCTTCGTGCCGCTGTTCATGACGATGGGCCGGCTTACCTCCTCGAACGGTTATTGCGCCGTCATCCGCGATATCACCCAGTGGAAACGCACCGAGGATGAGCTGCGCAATGCCAAGGGCGCGGCCGAAACCGCCAACGCCCACAAGACCGATTTCCTCGCGCGCGTCAGCCATGAAATCCGCACGCCGCTCAACGCCATCATCGGCTTTTCCGACATGATGGCCGGCGAGCGCTTCGGTCCGATCGGCCATCCCCGATATATCGAATATGCCAACGATATCGGCCGCTCCGGCCGGCACGTCCTGGATATCGTTAACGATCTCCTCGATATTTCGAAGATCGAGGCGGGCGAGATGGATCTTGACTTCGCCGCCGTCGGCCTCAACGAGGCGGTCTCAGAGGCCGTCGCCCTCGTCCAGCCGCAGGCAAACGGCCAGCGCGTCATCATCCGCACGGCGCTGTCCCATTCGGTGCCCGAGGTCGTAGCCGATCTGCGCTCGATCAAGCAGATCGCGCTCAACATCCTGTCGAACGCCATCCGCTTTACGCCGTCTGGCGGACAGATCGTCGTTTCCACCTCCTACGAGGCGAATGGCAGCGTGGTGTTGAGGGTTCGCGATACCGGCATCGGCATGACGCGCGCCGAACTCGACCATGCGATGAAGCCGTTCCGCCAGGTCTCCTCGACCCAGTCACGCCATCGCGGCGACGGCACCGGGCTCGGCCTGCCGCTGACCAAGGCGATGGTGGATGCCAATCGGGCGACATTCTCGATCAATTCGGCGCCGAACGAAGGCACGCTTGTCGAGATCACCTTCCCGTCGCAACGTGTGCTGGCTGGCTGA
- a CDS encoding acetoacetate--CoA ligase: protein MQDNKPLWVPSAETVATSPIHAFIERCNREFGLSLAGFEDVHAWSVAEREKFWSSVWNFCGVKGERGARVLVDGDRMLEARFFPDATLNFAENLLPGRGEADAIIFRGEDKAEDRWSWDRLRAQVSKLQQAFAALGIGKGDRIAAMMPNMPETIACMLAAASIGAIWSSCSPDFGEQGVLDRFGQIGPRLFIACDAYWYSGKLQDVGPKVAAVAKSLGVPTVVVHYAGDAEAVAGKTSGASTLEAFIAPYEAKEIAFTPLAFAHPLYILFSSGTTGVPKCIVHSAGGTLLQHLKEHRLHCGLQAGEKLFYFTTCGWMMWNWLVSGLASGAALCLFDGSPFAPDGNVLFDYAEAEKFAIFGTSAKYIDAVRKGGLTPRKSHDLSSLRLMTSTGSPLSPEGFTFVYEGIKADVQLASISGGTDIVSCFVLGNPLQPVWRGEIQGPGLGLAVDVWDDDGKPVRGEKGELVCTKAFPSMPVMFWNDPDGAKYRAAYFERFDNVWCHGDFAEWTEHGGLVIHGRSDATLNPGGVRIGTAEIYNQVEQMDEVAEALCIGQEWDDDVRVILFVRLASGVTLTEDLVKAVKARIRTGASPRHVPAKIIAVADIPRTKSGKIVELAVREVVHGRPVKNQEALANPEALRLFADLSELRD, encoded by the coding sequence ATGCAGGATAACAAGCCACTTTGGGTGCCCTCGGCCGAGACCGTTGCAACAAGCCCGATCCATGCCTTCATCGAGCGTTGCAATAGAGAATTCGGCCTCTCGCTTGCAGGCTTTGAGGATGTGCACGCATGGTCGGTGGCCGAGCGGGAGAAGTTCTGGTCGAGCGTCTGGAATTTCTGCGGCGTAAAGGGAGAACGCGGCGCACGGGTGCTCGTCGACGGCGACCGCATGCTGGAGGCCCGCTTCTTTCCCGATGCGACGCTGAATTTCGCCGAAAACCTGCTGCCCGGCCGCGGCGAGGCCGACGCCATCATTTTCCGCGGCGAGGACAAGGCCGAAGACCGTTGGTCGTGGGATCGGCTGCGCGCGCAGGTCTCCAAGCTGCAGCAGGCCTTCGCGGCACTCGGCATCGGCAAGGGCGACCGCATCGCCGCCATGATGCCCAACATGCCGGAGACCATCGCCTGCATGTTGGCCGCCGCCTCGATCGGCGCCATCTGGTCATCCTGCTCTCCCGATTTCGGCGAGCAGGGCGTGCTCGACCGCTTCGGCCAGATCGGTCCCCGGCTCTTCATCGCCTGCGACGCCTATTGGTATTCCGGCAAGCTGCAGGACGTTGGCCCCAAGGTTGCCGCGGTGGCGAAAAGCCTCGGTGTCCCCACGGTCGTCGTTCACTATGCCGGCGATGCCGAGGCAGTGGCGGGCAAGACATCAGGGGCTTCGACGCTGGAAGCTTTCATTGCGCCCTACGAGGCCAAGGAGATCGCCTTCACGCCGCTTGCTTTCGCCCACCCGCTCTACATCCTCTTTTCCTCAGGCACGACCGGTGTGCCCAAATGCATCGTGCATTCGGCCGGCGGCACGCTGCTGCAGCATCTCAAGGAGCACCGGCTGCATTGCGGCCTGCAGGCGGGCGAGAAGCTCTTCTACTTCACCACCTGCGGCTGGATGATGTGGAACTGGCTGGTCAGCGGGCTCGCCAGCGGCGCCGCGCTCTGCCTGTTCGACGGTTCGCCCTTTGCACCGGACGGCAATGTGTTGTTTGACTATGCCGAGGCGGAAAAATTCGCAATTTTCGGCACCTCGGCAAAATATATCGATGCGGTGCGCAAGGGCGGGCTGACGCCGCGCAAAAGCCACGATCTTTCCAGCCTCCGGCTGATGACCTCCACCGGTTCTCCGCTGTCGCCCGAGGGTTTCACCTTCGTCTATGAGGGCATCAAGGCGGACGTGCAGCTTGCTTCGATCTCAGGCGGCACCGATATCGTTTCCTGTTTCGTGCTGGGCAATCCGCTGCAGCCGGTCTGGCGCGGCGAGATCCAGGGTCCTGGTCTCGGTCTTGCGGTCGACGTCTGGGACGATGACGGCAAGCCGGTTCGCGGTGAGAAGGGCGAACTCGTCTGCACCAAGGCCTTCCCCTCCATGCCTGTGATGTTCTGGAACGATCCTGATGGCGCCAAATATCGCGCCGCTTATTTCGAGCGGTTCGACAATGTCTGGTGCCACGGCGATTTTGCCGAATGGACAGAGCATGGCGGCCTCGTCATCCATGGCCGCTCGGATGCGACGCTCAACCCCGGCGGTGTGCGCATCGGCACGGCCGAGATCTACAACCAGGTGGAACAGATGGACGAGGTGGCCGAGGCACTGTGTATCGGCCAGGAATGGGATGACGACGTGCGTGTCATCCTCTTCGTCCGCCTTGCCTCAGGTGTGACGCTGACCGAGGATCTCGTCAAGGCGGTAAAGGCGCGTATTCGCACCGGCGCCTCGCCGCGGCACGTGCCGGCAAAGATCATCGCGGTTGCCGATATTCCCCGCACCAAATCCGGCAAGATCGTCGAGCTTGCAGTGCGTGAGGTCGTTCATGGCCGGCCGGTGAAAAACCAGGAGGCGCTCGCCAATCCGGAAGCGCTGCGGCTCTTCGCTGATTTGAGTGAACTGAGGGACTGA
- a CDS encoding AsmA family protein, which produces MSTSRHRRWRRKIGPVSRWLPAFARMSTLFLLVALALFVALRVAAPYLITTGFVRSGIEDALSKWTGYHAEIKGNPVLEFWPTPRITLNQVTIRQPRESGDKLLGSIESLSADFSLIDALRGRTSFHEFHLLRPNLALTRDENGLIDWSYAGLLARAISGVRYENGAELLDPALDAEIGAVTVEDGTLAVTDVKSAKTYNFDSVTADIGWPRLSGAISAVVIARINGVDLKVDFASRQPLLAFAGKSAETRTSLTSNLLTARFQGIASIASLSALSGNIAVSIPDVPAFLTWSGRSLPGVGTLKSASLESDIMSSGSGLRFNDLSLSLNEASATGVMDLTTRAGRRPKIGGTLAFDQMNLKPFLDAFALRLAAGEAEEISTGISAPLQLLDVDVRLSARRAEMGRFELSDVGASMIVTGGEAKFDIGDSGFEGGEMTAHLEATRRDFDGGGKLQLSIRDADFAGLAERLQLKGPLPLATGSLDLDLQSSKAIWTAGLADVTGKLHFWTREGTIPGVDSGALRTQAAQKPFFPLSAAAGSAFAFNQLELRADFANGSAEIHDAHVVGPTQTLALSGVVTYQSNGLALSGSLEATDPAKAAELPLLPFFVGGSWPNPVISPVPLFGGTPHAQ; this is translated from the coding sequence ATGAGCACGTCTAGACATCGCAGGTGGCGCAGGAAAATCGGGCCCGTTTCGCGCTGGCTTCCGGCCTTCGCCCGCATGTCGACGCTGTTTCTGCTGGTTGCGCTTGCACTGTTCGTGGCCCTCAGGGTCGCAGCGCCCTATCTCATCACGACGGGTTTCGTGCGCTCCGGCATCGAGGATGCGCTGTCGAAATGGACGGGCTACCATGCCGAGATCAAGGGTAATCCGGTTCTCGAATTCTGGCCGACGCCGCGCATCACGCTGAACCAGGTCACCATCCGCCAGCCGCGCGAAAGCGGCGACAAGCTGCTCGGCAGTATTGAAAGCCTGTCGGCGGATTTCAGCCTCATCGATGCGCTGAGAGGCCGGACGAGTTTCCACGAATTCCATCTGCTGCGGCCCAACCTGGCGCTGACGCGTGATGAGAACGGCCTGATCGACTGGAGTTACGCCGGCCTGCTTGCGCGCGCGATCAGCGGCGTGCGCTACGAAAACGGGGCTGAGCTGCTCGATCCCGCTCTCGATGCCGAGATCGGTGCGGTGACCGTCGAGGACGGCACGCTTGCCGTCACCGACGTCAAGAGCGCCAAGACTTACAATTTTGACAGCGTCACGGCCGACATCGGCTGGCCACGGCTCTCGGGCGCGATCTCGGCTGTCGTGATCGCCCGTATCAACGGCGTGGACCTGAAGGTGGATTTCGCCTCGCGCCAGCCGCTGCTCGCCTTTGCCGGCAAGAGCGCCGAGACGCGGACATCGCTGACGTCAAACCTGCTGACGGCCCGTTTTCAAGGGATCGCCAGCATCGCCAGCCTTTCGGCGCTTTCCGGCAATATCGCCGTCAGCATTCCCGATGTGCCGGCGTTTCTGACATGGTCGGGCAGATCGCTCCCCGGCGTCGGCACGCTGAAGAGCGCCTCGCTGGAATCCGACATCATGTCATCGGGCAGCGGGCTGCGTTTCAACGATCTCAGCCTGTCGCTGAACGAGGCGAGCGCCACCGGCGTGATGGACCTTACGACTAGGGCCGGCAGACGGCCGAAGATCGGCGGCACGCTCGCCTTCGACCAGATGAACCTGAAGCCGTTCCTCGACGCTTTCGCGCTGCGATTGGCGGCGGGTGAGGCGGAGGAAATCTCCACCGGCATCAGCGCACCGCTGCAACTGCTCGACGTCGACGTCAGGCTTTCGGCGCGGCGCGCTGAGATGGGCCGCTTCGAGCTTTCCGATGTCGGCGCCAGCATGATCGTCACCGGCGGCGAGGCCAAGTTCGATATCGGCGACAGCGGCTTCGAAGGCGGCGAAATGACGGCGCATCTGGAGGCGACGCGGCGCGACTTCGACGGCGGCGGCAAGCTGCAGCTGTCGATCCGCGATGCCGACTTCGCCGGCCTTGCCGAGCGTCTGCAGCTCAAAGGACCGCTGCCGCTTGCGACGGGATCGCTCGATCTCGACCTGCAGTCGTCGAAGGCGATCTGGACGGCCGGTCTTGCCGACGTCACCGGCAAGCTGCATTTCTGGACGAGGGAAGGCACGATTCCCGGCGTCGACTCCGGCGCGCTCAGGACACAGGCGGCCCAAAAGCCGTTCTTTCCACTGAGTGCCGCAGCCGGCAGCGCTTTCGCGTTCAACCAGTTGGAACTTCGGGCCGATTTCGCCAACGGCTCCGCCGAAATCCATGACGCCCATGTTGTCGGGCCGACGCAGACGCTGGCGCTTTCCGGCGTGGTCACCTATCAGTCCAACGGGCTGGCGCTTTCCGGTTCTCTGGAGGCGACCGATCCGGCCAAGGCGGCAGAGCTGCCGCTTCTGCCGTTCTTCGTGGGCGGCTCATGGCCGAATCCGGTGATCTCGCCGGTTCCGCTTTTTGGCGGCACGCCCCACGCGCAATAA
- a CDS encoding ABC transporter permease: MLRWTRFNIISVVLGFAFLYLPIVLLVVFSFNESKLVTVWGGFSTKWYASLLSNQALLDAAWVTIRVGLLSATFATILGTMAALTLVRYTRFRGRMLFSGMVYAPLVMPEVITGLSLLLLFVAIGLDRGFWTITLAHTTLTMCFVAVVVQSRLLSFDQSIEEAAQDLGAPPVRTFFEITLPIISPAVFSGWILAFTLSLDDLVIASFTSGPGATTLPMKIYSQVRLGVTPEINAICTILIAIVAVGVICASVITKRREVQRERDERAAAAGA; the protein is encoded by the coding sequence ATGCTGAGATGGACCCGTTTCAACATCATCTCCGTCGTGCTCGGCTTTGCCTTCCTCTATCTGCCGATCGTGCTGCTGGTGGTCTTTTCCTTCAACGAATCGAAACTCGTCACCGTCTGGGGCGGCTTCTCCACCAAATGGTATGCGTCGCTGCTCTCGAACCAGGCCCTGCTCGATGCCGCCTGGGTAACGATCCGTGTCGGTCTGCTGTCGGCCACCTTTGCGACCATCCTCGGCACGATGGCGGCGCTAACGCTGGTGCGCTATACCCGCTTCCGCGGCCGCATGCTCTTTTCAGGCATGGTCTATGCGCCGCTCGTCATGCCCGAAGTCATCACCGGTCTGTCGCTGCTGCTGCTCTTCGTCGCAATCGGCCTCGACCGCGGCTTCTGGACCATTACGCTGGCGCATACGACGCTGACCATGTGCTTCGTCGCCGTCGTCGTGCAATCACGGCTCTTGAGCTTCGACCAGTCGATCGAGGAAGCCGCGCAGGATCTGGGCGCGCCGCCGGTGCGGACCTTCTTCGAGATCACGCTGCCGATCATCTCGCCGGCGGTGTTTTCGGGCTGGATCCTGGCTTTCACGCTGTCGCTCGACGACCTCGTCATTGCAAGCTTCACCTCCGGCCCCGGCGCAACCACGCTGCCGATGAAGATCTATAGCCAGGTGCGCCTTGGGGTAACGCCTGAGATCAATGCGATCTGCACGATCCTGATCGCCATCGTCGCGGTCGGCGTTATCTGCGCATCCGTGATCACCAAGCGGCGGGAAGTGCAGCGCGAGCGCGACGAGCGGGCGGCGGCAGCCGGCGCCTGA
- a CDS encoding ABC transporter permease subunit, whose amino-acid sequence METFASRLYNRLVIIIPYAWLLLFFLAPFFIVFRISLSTTAIAIPPYEPVFSFADGWSAFWSKVSTFSLDNYGYLTDDPLYFNAYLSSVIIAAVSTFLMLLIAYPIAYGMAQAPRRIRPTLLMLVILPFWTSFLIRVYAWIAILKPEGLLNQLLLSLHVIDIPLIILNTTTAVYIGIVYSYLPFMVLPLYSALEKMDGTLIEAAQDLGCTPTQAFWRVTFPLSIPGVVAGCMLVFIPAVGEFVIPDLLGGSQTLMIGKTLWNEFNANRDWPVSSAVATILLMILVIPIVFFQNAQAKAEERGK is encoded by the coding sequence ATGGAAACCTTCGCATCGCGCCTTTACAACCGCCTCGTCATCATCATCCCCTACGCTTGGCTGCTGCTCTTCTTTCTGGCGCCGTTCTTCATCGTCTTCCGCATTTCCCTGTCGACGACGGCGATCGCCATCCCGCCCTATGAGCCGGTCTTCTCCTTTGCCGATGGCTGGAGTGCCTTCTGGAGCAAGGTCTCGACCTTCTCCTTGGATAATTACGGCTATCTCACCGACGATCCGCTCTACTTCAACGCTTATCTCTCGAGCGTCATCATCGCGGCGGTCTCGACCTTCCTGATGCTGCTGATCGCCTATCCGATCGCCTATGGCATGGCGCAGGCCCCGCGGCGCATCCGCCCGACACTTTTGATGCTCGTCATCCTGCCGTTCTGGACGAGCTTCCTGATCCGCGTCTATGCCTGGATAGCCATCCTGAAGCCCGAAGGGCTGCTGAACCAGCTCCTCCTGTCGCTGCATGTAATCGACATCCCACTGATCATCCTCAACACCACCACCGCCGTCTATATCGGCATCGTCTATTCCTATCTGCCCTTCATGGTGCTGCCGCTCTATTCGGCGCTCGAAAAGATGGACGGCACGCTGATCGAGGCAGCGCAGGATCTCGGCTGCACGCCGACCCAGGCCTTCTGGCGCGTCACCTTCCCGCTGTCGATCCCCGGCGTGGTTGCCGGCTGCATGCTGGTCTTCATCCCTGCCGTTGGCGAGTTCGTCATTCCCGATCTTCTCGGCGGTTCGCAGACGTTGATGATCGGCAAGACGCTCTGGAACGAATTCAACGCGAATAGAGACTGGCCAGTCTCCTCGGCGGTCGCAACCATCCTGCTCATGATCCTGGTGATTCCGATCGTCTTCTTCCAGAATGCGCAGGCCAAGGCCGAAGAGCGGGGGAAATAA
- a CDS encoding ABC transporter ATP-binding protein, with the protein MKSLGNIRRAFAPWTDPSAKPFIAFKNVTKRFGNFTAVDDLSLNIYHREFFALLGASGCGKSTLLRMLAGFEQPTSGEIILDGTDLAGTPPYKRPVNMMFQSYALFPHMTVEKNIAFGLKQDGMPKDEMTERVTQMLKLVKLEQFASRKPNQLSGGQRQRVALARSLAKRPKVLLLDEPLGALDKKLREETQFELMDLQQTLGLTFVVVTHDQEEAMTMADRIAVMSHGKVVQVATPAEIYEAPNSRFVADFIGDVNIFDGKVTTSENGAVEISVETGLTIRTAATETPAVGKTVGFAIRPEKIRVARTAPANASVNAAKGEIWDIGYLGDMTVFHIKLPSGKFVRASSLNAQRSVEDPFTYDQDVWVSFDENGGVLLKD; encoded by the coding sequence ATGAAATCTTTGGGCAATATCCGCCGCGCCTTCGCACCCTGGACCGACCCTTCTGCAAAACCCTTCATAGCCTTCAAGAATGTCACCAAGCGCTTCGGCAATTTCACCGCCGTCGATGATCTGTCGCTGAACATTTATCACCGCGAGTTCTTCGCGCTGCTCGGTGCGTCCGGCTGCGGCAAGTCGACGCTTCTGCGCATGCTCGCCGGCTTCGAGCAGCCGACCTCGGGCGAAATCATCCTCGATGGCACCGACCTCGCCGGCACGCCGCCCTACAAGCGGCCGGTCAACATGATGTTCCAGTCTTACGCGCTTTTTCCGCATATGACCGTCGAGAAGAATATCGCCTTCGGCCTCAAGCAGGACGGCATGCCGAAGGACGAAATGACTGAGCGCGTGACGCAGATGCTGAAGCTCGTAAAGCTCGAGCAGTTTGCCTCACGCAAACCGAACCAGCTCTCCGGCGGTCAGCGCCAGCGCGTTGCGCTCGCCCGCTCGCTCGCCAAACGCCCGAAAGTGCTGCTGCTCGACGAACCGCTTGGCGCGCTCGACAAGAAGCTGCGCGAGGAAACTCAGTTCGAACTGATGGACCTGCAACAGACGCTCGGTCTCACCTTCGTTGTGGTCACCCACGATCAGGAAGAGGCGATGACCATGGCCGACCGCATCGCGGTCATGAGCCACGGCAAGGTCGTGCAGGTGGCAACGCCGGCCGAAATATACGAGGCGCCGAATTCCCGCTTCGTCGCGGACTTCATCGGCGACGTGAATATCTTCGACGGCAAGGTGACGACGTCGGAAAACGGCGCGGTCGAGATTTCGGTCGAAACCGGCCTGACGATCCGGACGGCCGCCACCGAGACGCCGGCCGTCGGCAAAACGGTCGGTTTTGCCATCCGCCCGGAAAAGATCCGCGTGGCGCGCACGGCCCCCGCGAATGCCTCGGTCAATGCCGCCAAAGGCGAGATCTGGGATATCGGCTATCTCGGCGACATGACCGTCTTCCATATCAAGCTGCCGAGCGGCAAATTCGTCAGAGCTTCTTCCCTCAACGCGCAGCGTTCCGTCGAAGACCCGTTCACCTATGATCAGGACGTCTGGGTTTCGTTCGACGAGAATGGCGGCGTGCTGCTGAAGGATTGA